The window ATGTCGGAGTATACCATTGCGGCGACCATACTCTCTCAAATTGCTACTATCCCTTGCATCAAACCAATACTACCAATGTTGTCCCTGCACCCATTTGGTTTACTCCAACACTTGCTTCattctagtattttttttttattatactacttaCTTTTTGGGCTGCAACATGTTATTAAGTTTATCAAGTACATGAGTTAGCGtatttataatgaacaatatatatagttgttgTGATACTTATTAAGTATTTGTTGGTATGCTGCTAACATATTGGATTTTAAATGCACAAAAGCACGCCAATGTTGTGGTACTCCGTTAAGGGAATGTGCGTACATTTTCCGAGCGCACCAACAACTTACTTCAATTGAATTTCTTGCTCACATTCCTCAATTTTTACCACTATTTTCATCATAGTATgtatttcaaacaaaattttatttatcaagcTATCATTCTCTATAGCATTTAGAGTTGTCGgactaaaaaacaaagaatgaaTAATCAACTCAATATCCATCATATGCTGAGGAATatcacttttccattttgccattttggtatgtcTCGAAAATTTTGCCTCATCCCAATTTTACTCTTATAATTGGTTTTTCAATCATTAAATTCCACATAATTTAATctttaagagatggttaatgatataactattacaattagatttaataaatgaatatttgcaTCAAAATCTTTTAACATTATCACATGGTTACATTGTTGAGTAGAACTGATAAAAATTCATTTACAAATACAAGAAATAGACTAATTTAATGAGAAATATTAGTGTCAAGTTCTAACCTCAGCATATTACATAAAGATTAAAGGCCACTATTCAACACACAAGGTCTTCAACATGAAGTGCTCATAAGAAGCTTGTGGCAACACTGAGGTCATTCAAGTTGGACATGATCTGCATCCGTGTCGTACCAATCTGATTAGCAATTTCAAGTTGATCTTCGAGCGCCAGCATCTCGAAACTGCCAAAAGAGGgtaactttttatttcatagACGGAGAAATAGGCTAAGTAAGGATGTGTGTGCGAAAGAGTAAGATACGTACTGCACGAGCAGCTCACAATCGACAATGCTGTCAGGACCTGGGCGATGAGCCTTTCCATTCGAATGGAAATGTCTGGAAGATCGTGGATTTAGTCCAGCGACATGGCAGACAGAATCTACGAGCTTTTTCTGCAATGACTGCAGACGGCGAAAGGTAAGTTCCTCCAGAGGTGCAATGCTGCCTTCCAGGGTACCAAAAAGTAAGGCAAATCGGTTTGTCTTATCAGAGCCAGGCACAGTTCGATCAGCAGATGTGGGAAGAAGCTGCAACCGTAGAAATTTGGTAATATGGGCGCCAACATGAAACTCAGCTCTCGACAGAAGCTTCTGTCCTTTCCAGCTCTCTGATACTTTTGGAGCATAATAGAATATCTATATGTTGCAAAAAAAAGGTTACCAGTTATCACATATaaccatttatatatatgagcATATCACAAATATtcagaaagagaaagaagaatttatacatatattttttaaactaagaagaatatacttcacttgAAAAACACAGTATTAAATAGAAATCAAAAGGcaacctaaaaaggaaaaaacacaCTCGAAATGTTTCATTATTTGTTCACAAATGTGCTAACCTGAACATTCTTCTGGTCATCTGAAACAGTGAGGCTGAGTGTGCTTCCATCGATCAAAAACTCAGTTGCTAAACAATCAAGTGACCCAAAATCTTTTGACAACAGATTGAGTTGAGAGCCCTGCTCTTTCCAACTAAGAAAATTTATGCTTTTGTGAATATCACCgagaagaataaaatttttaacctGCACAATTTTCATGATTAACAGCAAGTCCAGTAAAAAAGCTTGAAAGTTCATAATAAAGCTACAGTGATGCATCTCTTTTAGAGTTTTATAAAACCAAACAGGGTATAACAGATTGCAATTAACAAGATAGAAAAGCATTTTAAGTTGAAAGTTAAACATAGATTTCCTAGGAAAACTCGCCCAACCCATAAGTTTTTTCAATTCATGTCTTAACAAAGAATCTAAGCAATTGAAAGAGCATGTCTGCTATCTCAACTGAAAATTTTACACTGGCAACATTCAGCTCCCTTGCAATTGAAATTCGAGGATGTTGGCAACACCATATTCAGTGATAAAATaatcttgaaaatatttaagattttgatgtccATACTGAACAAGAATGACTAGGATGTTCAGTTGGGAACAAAGCAATTATAAATAGGACAAGTCATGCCTCTGCAACCATTAACCTATCTCTCTCTGTATAGCAAAATGCACCTGACAGAATTGCTTGGACCAAAGCATAGATTGAAGAGCAAGTGAGATTTGTTTCCATATAATTATAAGTTCACTGTTTATGCATCTATAACCGTCCTCGGGTCAAGGAgcaaacatatttaaaatacacATGTTTCATGTAGAATAAAGAGGGGCTTACGATGTTTAAGCTCACGACATAGAGAGGTGGGACATCATGAAAGGCAACACCGTTCAACTCAGAGCCAGTCCATTTGTGCAGAATAATTTTAGGACCTGAAGCAAGTAGTAAATGGCCTTGAAGTGAAGCAAGAGCTGATATAGCACCCTTCAACTCCttggaattgaattttgtAACCTGAAAAGACTAGGATAAAGTTAAGCATtgaagtattaaaaatataaagggCAAGATCAGACACCAATATGACTGGTTGGAACTCTGGAATAAGTCTCATACAACCCTCATATTAGTTAAAAGAGTCTAAAGAAAAACATCAAGCTACCTTCACCTGTATATTGTCTGAGATTCTTTCAACAGAATATAAAAGAATGCGTCCTCTTGCTGGAACATCCTCTCCTTGTACATAAGCAGTTCCAATTGCCAAAAGTGTCTCATTTCTTTGTGCAGTGGTGTTCTGAAAGTACATAAACACAACAGGGAATATGAAAACTCCACAGATATCTGACCATCTTCATAAAGAAAATGGCAAAACCAGATAGCACAGGggaaaaatggagaaaacaACAATGTCAAATGTCCAATGAAGCAGCAAAATATGTGAAGTTGAGCTTACAAATAACGTCACCACTCGCACAGTAAGAGCGTGTTCAGAAGTTTGCATAGGAATAGTAGCCCAAGTCTGCCAGGGGCCATTTATTTTCTCTGGTTCCATAATCCGAACCTCAAATTCTTCCATGGGATATGTCCCCTCCATATTAATGTTATCAGGCTCAAACTGATTTCCGACTTCTTGATCAACAAGAGATGAGAGCACTTGATTAAGTGGCTTGAGCACCTacatgaaaaatcaaaagaacGGTTAGTTAACCCAGCTTTAACTTTATATCTTATTATCATTTGGTAATCGCAATATGGAGAGGCAGAATGGGGTCACGTACCCAGCTTTAACTAAGTATTCATGGAAACagatttaaatattcaataagTTTGTGTGCTGATGGAAACTAAATACGAAACTGATTGCTGATACACTAAAGAAAAAGACTGCATGATAGAGATTGCCCTTACTGGAACAGAAACTATAACAGGGTACAAGTTCTTCTCTGCAAAATAGGTAACTTGATGTGGAGTCCCCTTCAGCCCAATCTGCCAGCACTCCCAATAGCCAATGGAGAGAGAGCAAAGGCACCCATACAAAACACAAAGAAAAGCAACTCGCATGAGCAAATTAGGCACATATGACCAATAGCATACAAATTGACTCGTGGAGAAGAGAAAATTGAGAACTGATGGACATGCACCTTTTGTACAGGCCAATAATTGTCATATGATAAAGCTGGAAGCTGGCATATTTTCAGAGCACCCTGAAAATAGGAAGATTATATATTGCTCATTGACATAGCAAACAAGGTTCCGGCAGAATTACATAATTAGAATGCTAACCTCTGAAGTTATACATATAAACCCATGGTTGCAGTTAACATTGTGAAGAACGGTGAAGGCTACTATAGGTCCATCACACCCCTTAAACAGAAAATGATAATAGTGATTAATGAGCTCATTAATTACTGGAAAACTGGAATACGAATATTCTAGTATTACAACAAAATGCTATAAGAATAGTTGCTTAGTAATTGAATCAAACTAACCTGTGGGTGCATCCGAAGCCGCTCTCGAAACATCATAAACCACATTGGCCTTGAGCCAGAAAGAAAAAAACCTTGTAGACCACCAACATTCTTGAAAACAGTGATGCGCTGTGAGCAGACTCCAGATGGTGTCTCTTCTTTTGCATATGTGTCCAAGGGGACACGAACAAATCGTAAATTTCTAAGCCTAGATGCATTTGTATTGCTAAGATTAACAGAGTTCTGAGAAGAAATGACACCCTCAGTCTTGGAAGCATTATCTGAAACTTCGTAAATGTAAGCATGATAACAAAGAATGGTCCCATCAGACAATATTCCTAAAAGGAATGGCCGGTTATGCTCTGAATCCCATCTCCGCATAGACAGCTCAACCACCTTTATATTGTGAGTGGCCTCTTTTCTGACTTGTCCAATATCTTCAGAATCTTTGTTTGTGAGGTTAATATGATTATTCGCTGCGCCATGGAAAAATGTATCTAAGATGTGGCTCCTTCCAGATACAAATTTATCGACCAAGAAAACACTGTTAAAGTTAGGTACATCAAATATCTCCAGATCTCCATTGTCATAGCATAGAACACAGTACACGTCACCATGGTTATGTGTTGAACCATCAGCCCCATCAATAGCCTCACCAATCCCAGTAGAAAGCCAGGCATCAGTACTTGTCTTACGAATCCATGGTTCGGGACCTTTATCATGATAGAGATTAGAGAGTGCAAGCTAATACCAACTTATCAAGTTTTCAGATACTGGTGGATTGATGACTGAAACAGAGCAGGTGGATGGATCTGGAACAAAAGAATGTCAAGAAAGGTGAAGTATACCATACGATGCTTggaaataagtaaaaatatcTGGTTGTACCCATAAATGTGTCTCTGAAATACAGAGCATGCATGTATATAGGTTGTAGACTACAATGTTAGGTTTGCAAGACTGATCTCCAAGGGATACAAATGTTATTgcattttgtatatttaaatagaaataaagatTCTTGAAAGCAAAGTACATACAGCGAACACAGCCAAGTAATTGCAACTCTATAAACTTTGTCCACACATACCTCCAACAAGAAGCTGAATGCTTCCATCAGTCATTCTCAGCAACACATAAGGATCAGCTATGGAAACTGAGGACACAGTTGCCCCATCAGAAGCTGCATTCATCTCTGTATTGGAAGATTTTAAGCTCAAATCTTGAGTCATAAAAGCACCATCAAGTATCCAAGCACCACGAGCAAATACTTGGATAACTCGACGTCTGTTTGAATATTAGCATGAAACATAGTCACTTATTAGAATTTCCATCAAGTTATTGTGCTAAGATAAACTTTTTCTACATAAGCAGGAATCCATGCATTCAAAAGCTAGGAAAGATTTTCAAACTAATGTCACAGAAAGTTTTGATGCACCAAGGTGCCAAAACACTCTCCCTCTCATAATCTTATAAAGAAGAGAACTTCTCACCATCAAATCTCCTAATAAAGCATATTTGTGTGCTGTTAAAAAACAGCTGACAATAAGTAATTTGATCCCCCAGCATAATTTAGTCATTAGCAGAACCATTTTTCACCTCCTTCCAGAAAAGGACTAATTTCTTCCAGAACCTCCAACCCCTTCCCAATAACACATGCGCGCACACACATACCAGAAAGATGTTATATGATGGTTTATCGGTAGACTAAGAAACACACCTTCCAAATAAATTTCCTGCAGCAACTGTAGTTCCTTGGACGTAATAGTCCACATTTTCAGTTACCTCCTCAAGATTATTAGCAGTTTGCAATACCTGTAGAGTAAAACAAGAACAGAATACAACTGTAAGAAAATAAGAGGTCAAGGCAATAAGAGTTTTATACAACAGATAGTGATTAATTTCCAAATGGTATCTTCTTCGGAAGGACAAGGTGAACAACAGCATACCATTGTACGATTTTCCAAACTAATAATCAAGTATGCATGATATTCATCCTCGTCAGCTACTCCTTTAGAGGAGTCACTGCGCGAATTTTTGTGGTAGACAGTCTAAATTCCTTTGCAACCAGGTAATGATTCCTTCAGAAACAAGGTATAAACAAACTCATGAAACAATCAAGGAGAAACTAAAATTCTCTTAAAGCTTTACATTCtgcaaagaagaaagaagcTCTCAATACAGTTACTCAgccttaatttaattatacaacTTATACATAAGACATTACGTTTAGTACCCTAATAGAAAAAAGATGTATGGAGACCAAATATGTAATATTTAAGACCCTACAAAAAGGACAATTTCAAAGTGTAGatcaaacattttatttatttattttgcattttctttatatatatgttttctGGGAAGATAAGGAATATTAATCTagctaaaaaaacaaaagggcTTGGTATGATTGACATCCCAACTACTAAGTTCCAATGTTGAAATAGAAATTTGACATTAACAGATTCTAAGAAGAGATAttcttatgttttttttttaatcttaatttGACAGTTTTTCAAGAGAATTACAATGAATTTCATATACGATATAAATGGCCACAAGTGTGTAGCCTAATAGTTTTACCAATAGAAAACTAAGTTTATAAAACTGACGGCATCACATGACAAGCTAACAATGTAAGAATAACCACAACCTACATggttttttacttttcattcTCTGTTCTAAAAACAAACTGACTTATTCACAGataattcattcatattaCTACTAGACATTAGAAAAATCATGTGTAGGACAGTAGGGTAAAACATCTTCCAGAATTATGCAAGAAGCACAGCAATAACCAGATATTTAAAAAGCCCATGTAGTGAGAAAAAGGAGGTGTACACACTTGAGTTATTGTATCTGGGCGGATTGATTTTTGAAGTACAGTGAGAGCACCATTTTTTCCATGGCCAGAACAGCATACCTAGAGAGGGGATGCATACATGGTTTGTATATCAGATAACAAAGGACTGTAAATTTCTGAACAATGAAGgacaatttaataaataaggaCAACACTTTTAGCAATGCATTGGTTATCAACTGATAAGCCAACTTAAACTGAAGAATGAAGCTACAACTAACCAGTTCATGATTACTTTGCTTTGCAACTCCTGTAGCATTTGGATCGCCATTAATTCTCAAACCATAAGAGAAATCCTTTAGTGGACCAATATTAAGCAATGAATCCCGTACTGCAAAGGTAAAGTTTTTCTGCAAAAAACCAAACAACCAACTCATctcttaaaaaatactccagaaaattctaaaatatatttcagtataaatgcattaaaaccaAATGTCAATTCAGCAGCTTAGAATGAAATTTATCAGCATACTATGAGAGATCTGACATGACATCCAATCAAGTTCATCAAGGTCAAATTACAACAGAAACAAAATCCAAGATAGGAAACCATAGGATATCATCTAGTTAATTCATATGACTTCACATTCGAGATGAGTACAACCTCAAGTCCATAAACATAATATCGCTGTTCTACAATTAAGATTGCGCTTCAGTAAGAAACTAAGATGCAAAGTTCAAAGCAGCTAGAATTTTAAAAGGCTTGTCAATGTTTGGAATTTATCAATCCTAGGGGAGAATGTAAAGAAAACATTACAGTCCCAAACTTACAATGAGAGATCCAACAACAATAAAAGCAAGTCAAGGTGGTCTGGTGAAGTTTAGTTTTTACATTCATCCTCAAAGCAATTGTTGAGCCTTCTGATTGAAATCTTTGatagataaattataaatatgggCCGTATTCAAAGCAATGTATATTTTTAGGCTCTCTTTTGAGAAGATTCTCAGAATATGCTTAAAGCATTTTCCCAAACAAAATTCAAGCTCACAAAGAGAGGCTGATGTTATATAGAGCACCAATGACTATAAAAACAAACATCGCAGATAAGCTGAAGAAGCATCTTCTACGATCCtaatgaagagaataaatgaCAACCTTGATGTCAAAGCAATATATGATGCGTATAGAATTTTCTTGATgctaaaacaattaaaaatttaaggttagttttaagaaaaaacagGCCAGTTCTCTTTGAGCGTGGTTCTACTTCacatttaaaaatcataataaaattaacacaATGGAGCTCAGCAAAGAATGCAGATCATGGTTTAACCTGAGCTATTTGAGCATTGTTTGGACCTGTGCAATAGAATGTAAGTTCCTCGCTGGTAATCAAATCCTGCAATGCATCAGAAGGAGATCTCCGCAGTCTCTTCATTGAAGGGGCATCACTTTCAATATCCCCAACCTAGAGATAAGGAGAACATACACAGCCCATGTTGAGTTAACTGTGCCTTAagatacataaaaaaaattagagacTTACAAAACCCATGGCTAATATTATGCCAGCACTTAAGAGTCCGCATTTCAATATCAAGTCTTATTTTAAGAAAGCAAACTTGAAATATACTCATTCTGAGTTCTAACAGTCAAAATGACAAACCTCTTCCTTTACACCAGGACTTAGCGTCGGAGCTCCAACTCCAGAATAGTACTGTACAAGCAGACTATCACCCAACCGACTGCCCAAGAAGAAAAACGAGCTTCCAATGGTAGTAATGTCCTATAAAAAATCAAGTTCAATTGATGAAAAATCTATCATTACAGATCTTCATCAGGTAATGTGCAATAACATGAGCTTAATGTGGCTGACCGATGTAAGGACTGAAGCTCTTGACTTCATCAGTTCAAGCCTCTGAACAACTCTGCAGAATTGAATAGGACAGCATATCAAATATACAGTATATGGACTACATAAGTAATGTCACCGGCCTAGTTTTTACACAATCAAAGGCAAGCCAACAATGCATAGCCCAGGCATATTTATACATCATATTCTACACTTGAAGCTTAACTGCTTAAGTATCTCATTTTTGCATACTCTCAACCAAAATGATAACACATCACTAGGAAGTCTTTCAAACCAGATCTGCAGAGGTTTAATTTGGCAATATTTGAAAAGCTATAAACATAACATAAAGAAATTTACAGATATTCCCAGTAACACGCTTTACCAACAGATCATAAGATAAAATTGTTGAGCCAGATAAGTCAGCAAAAGAATATCTAAACACCCATGTCAGGAACAGAATATGCAAAATTAGATGCAAGGGTGACTTAgttaaacaaaatgaatacGGCACTTCCGTATGTCTCCAATAAGAGAACCAAGTGAGAGTAATAAATCGCCAACCTCCCATCATAAACAAGAGTAAGCAAAAGCAGCTCCCCAGATTTAGAGGAGAACGCACCAACATCATTAGTTAACCATGTCGCAGTGGCGGCATCAAGCTCCGTAGTAAATCCAGACCTAGGCATCTCTTGACTGAAAGAGGAGTGCATATACATTAGAAATAATGCAACTTCTTAGTAATAAAGGCTAGGTTGAGATATCAAACATTCTAACCAAAGTTATTAACAGTAAGTACTATGTTTACAAATATCACCTTTTAAACCAGCAAACCTATACGTACACTAAGTAGTTTTATTAGGAACGGGACGGAAGAACAATGTATAACCTATCCTATAAGGTGGCACTGTGCTTTGTGATGCACTTATTCCTAATGTAAATCATTATAAGAGGCAAAGTCAACAATGAACCAATAGCTTGTCTAATAATACATGCACGGTCtaacttaaaaaattagtagattATATTGAATGGTAATACATCCTTCTCCACATATTATAGAGAAAAGAAGGGGGAGAAATAAATAGTGAAGCTGAAATTTCAACTTTCATCTGCGGGAACAGCAAAATTGTTCAACCCCAAGTGACATGAAGCAGACTGATCAATTAAGCATCATCAGATATAGAGCAGGACAAAAAGAATGGAAAAGCATTTGATTACGAAGATGCAATGCCAAAAGAGCAAACCTGGCTATGATAATGAATTGCATTCGCACCAATTACAAGAACTCCACCAATAGGTGAAGGAACTGCAAGAAGCTTGTACGCATCATGAGGGAGATTCTGAAAAtcatatagaaaaatatagtaattagtTCATATTAAGGTTGGAAATTGGAGGGTGGTTAGCTTTAAGCTAGTGTACAAACTCCAACGTTCTTCCTTTGTAATCTATCAATGCGTAAGAAAGGTACAAATAGAAGATAACCAAGGCATCATAATGAAGGCTTTCTCAACGATGGATGTAGGTCATTAAGTAAACCTCTAgcaccacaaaaatatgctaTCAACGTTAGCAcgtaaagaaaaaatattcccAAGACATGACATGATAAGCTCTTAAAGAGAACCACTGATTAGACCAAGCAATGGCTACAAGTAAGACTACTTTACAGCAAATCAGAAGAGTCCTCTTATTAGAGACCTTTGGTGTacccaaaaaaattatgaagttgaattgagaatttaatcatttattataaaattgattacCACTTAGTTGCTGGCAGTCAAGAGTGTCTCACTGAGTTGGAGTCGTCTATAGACTGCACTCTCACTTAATTTAATCCACAACCacattaaattataacttataaattttaactGAAGAAGGTCAAAATCTGGTAACTACAACCTTAAAGCATAAAACAGATTTTTACTCCATATCTAAGCATCTCTTCACAGTGCCTTCCTCAATCCATTTAGAATTATTGTCATTCTCTATACTGGACAAGTCAGGTGTGTGAAAGCTTTTCGAGAGATCtgtgaagtaaaaaaattcacagatttttcaacttttaaaaaattaaaaaaatgctatAACTCTGATTAATCAAACTAATCGAACTactataacaataataaaatgaaacaccTCCTTTTGGCATAACCAGAAGTCTTCTTACA is drawn from Salvia hispanica cultivar TCC Black 2014 chromosome 6, UniMelb_Shisp_WGS_1.0, whole genome shotgun sequence and contains these coding sequences:
- the LOC125194620 gene encoding LOW QUALITY PROTEIN: cleavage and polyadenylation specificity factor subunit 1-like (The sequence of the model RefSeq protein was modified relative to this genomic sequence to represent the inferred CDS: substituted 2 bases at 2 genomic stop codons); the protein is MGFVGDIESDAPSMKRLRRSPSDALQDLITSEELTFYCTGPNNAQIAQKNFTFAVRDSLLNIGPLKDFSYGLRINGDPNATGVAKQSNHELVCCSGHGKNGALTVLQKSIRPDTITQESLPGCKGIXTVYHKNSRSDSSKGVADEDEYHAYLIISLENRTMVLQTANNLEEVTENVDYYVQGTTVAAGNLFGRRRVIQVFARGAWILDGAFMTQDLSLKSSNTEMNAASDGATVSSVSIADPYVLLRMTDGSIQLLVGDPSTCSVSVINPPVSENLISWYXLALSNLYHDKGPEPWIRKTSTDAWLSTGIGEAIDGADGSTHNHGDVYCVLCYDNGDLEIFDVPNFNSVFLVDKFVSGRSHILDTFFHGAANNHINLTNKDSEDIGQVRKEATHNIKVVELSMRRWDSEHNRPFLLGILSDGTILCYHAYIYEVSDNASKTEGVISSQNSVNLSNTNASRLRNLRFVRVPLDTYAKEETPSGVCSQRITVFKNVGGLQGFFLSGSRPMWFMMFRERLRMHPQGCDGPIVAFTVLHNVNCNHGFICITSEGALKICQLPALSYDNYWPVQKIGLKGTPHQVTYFAEKNLYPVIVSVPVLKPLNQVLSSLVDQEVGNQFEPDNINMEGTYPMEEFEVRIMEPEKINGPWQTWATIPMQTSEHALTVRVVTLFNTTAQRNETLLAIGTAYVQGEDVPARGRILLYSVERISDNIQVKVTKFNSKELKGAISALASLQGHLLLASGPKIILHKWTGSELNGVAFHDVPPLYVVSLNIVKNFILLGDIHKSINFLSWKEQGSQLNLLSKDFGSLDCLATEFLIDGSTLSLTVSDDQKNVQIFYYAPKVSESWKGQKLLSRAEFHVGAHITKFLRLQLLPTSADRTVPGSDKTNRFALLFGTLEGSIAPLEELTFRRLQSLQKKLVDSVCHVAGLNPRSSRHFHSNGKAHRPGPDSIVDCELLVHFEMLALEDQLEIANQIGTTRMQIMSNLNDLSVATSFL